In a genomic window of Exiguobacterium sp. BMC-KP:
- the phnF gene encoding phosphonate metabolism transcriptional regulator PhnF, with the protein MIQHINKNSPLPIYYQIEAALKQQIESGALQPGDLIPSEREFAEAHQISRMTVRQAISNLVNAGYLIRQKGRGTFVANKKIVMQLSGLTSFSEEMEHLGLEPTSVLLSYQIIDASMTIANKLRIREGASVYELKRLRIADEQALALETVYIPEQLLPGLDQDVATASLYAFAEASGLNLGRASQTFESRLATKEEAGHLGLSTASPVLSVEQLTYLATEQPFEYVISAYRGDRYTFTVEMERQR; encoded by the coding sequence GTGATTCAGCATATCAATAAAAATTCACCACTCCCCATTTACTATCAAATCGAAGCAGCCTTAAAACAACAAATCGAAAGCGGCGCCCTTCAACCTGGCGATTTGATTCCGTCCGAACGCGAATTTGCCGAGGCGCATCAAATCAGCCGAATGACGGTTCGCCAAGCCATTTCGAACTTAGTCAATGCGGGTTACTTGATTCGTCAAAAAGGACGAGGAACATTTGTCGCGAATAAAAAAATCGTCATGCAACTATCGGGATTAACGAGTTTTTCAGAAGAGATGGAACACCTCGGACTTGAGCCGACAAGTGTGCTCCTATCGTATCAAATCATCGACGCCTCGATGACGATCGCGAATAAGCTCCGGATTCGCGAAGGCGCATCCGTATATGAATTGAAACGTTTACGAATCGCCGATGAGCAAGCGCTTGCTCTTGAAACCGTCTACATTCCAGAACAACTCTTACCTGGACTCGATCAAGACGTTGCGACCGCTTCGTTATATGCATTTGCTGAAGCAAGCGGATTAAACCTTGGACGCGCAAGTCAAACGTTCGAATCACGCCTTGCTACGAAAGAAGAAGCTGGTCATCTTGGCTTATCGACAGCTTCGCCTGTTCTATCTGTTGAACAACTGACCTATCTTGCAACGGAGCA